The nucleotide sequence AAGATTCTTGGGACCACGCGCCTTTGCAGATGCCGTGATTCTCATCACTTTACTGCTGGTGCTGTCCTTTGTGGCCATGACCTTCCAGCTTACCGTCGCAAAGTATATGGTAGAACTGCACAGCAGGAACCAGAACAGCTTTATCCAGCAGGCCTACAAGTATGCGCTTACGTTCGGACTGGTGCTGGGTGCCGCGGTTGTGATTTTCGCACCAGAATTGCAAAGCCTTTTTCAAACCGAATCCAGTTTGATGTTTACCATTTTTGGTGCGGCCGTGCCGCTCTATTTTATTATGAGCGTGAATCGTGGGAAGCTGCAGGGCGATCAATCCTTTGTGGAATTGTCGATTACCTATCAGTTTGAGATGTTCTGGCGACTGGGATTGACGTTTATACTTCTTTCCATTCTTCCTGTTAGTCCAGCGATTATCGTCTCCATCGCCATAGGCGTTTCATTTATTGCAGGTTTGTTCCCTTTCAAGAAGGTGCGTAGCGCATCCTTTTTAAAAGTAGATCTGTCTGCAGCAGAGAAGAAAAGCATTCTTAGGTTCTTCATGCTCACAGCCTTTTATGAGCTCACGCAAATTGTCTGTAACAACAGCGATATCTTGATGGTGAAACATTATTTTGATTCCTATGATGCAGGTTTGTACTCTTCACTTGCGTTGATTGGTCGCGTGGTGTATTTTGTTACCTGGATGTTTGTGATGCTCCTGCTGCCAGCGGTCATCGATTTGCGCAAACGCGGTGATGATCCCATTCCTGTTTTGAAAAAGTATGTAGGTTACATCACGGCCTTGTCTGCCATGATCGTGAGCTTCACGTTTATCGTGCCTGAATTTGCGGTGACCC is from Nonlabens sp. YIK11 and encodes:
- a CDS encoding oligosaccharide flippase family protein — translated: MTAIILKLKRTLTPQQIFMASAFVVNAGNYAYNLLLGRFLGPRAFADAVILITLLLVLSFVAMTFQLTVAKYMVELHSRNQNSFIQQAYKYALTFGLVLGAAVVIFAPELQSLFQTESSLMFTIFGAAVPLYFIMSVNRGKLQGDQSFVELSITYQFEMFWRLGLTFILLSILPVSPAIIVSIAIGVSFIAGLFPFKKVRSASFLKVDLSAAEKKSILRFFMLTAFYELTQIVCNNSDILMVKHYFDSYDAGLYSSLALIGRVVYFVTWMFVMLLLPAVIDLRKRGDDPIPVLKKYVGYITALSAMIVSFTFIVPEFAVTLLFGEQYLSIAPLLGWYALATSFFAISNIFAYYFLSLDKYKPVIIAGVFGLVQVYAISLFHDSLFQVTIAQVLVMSGLLVMQLGYFMMHQKYAKSANRLESTIRRH